In Actinoplanes lobatus, the DNA window GCACCGGTGCCGATGGACGAGCCCGGCGGCAGCTCCGCCAGCGTCAGTCCGTCGCGGGCGATCAGGGCGTCACGCGGGTCCTCCCGGGGCGGTACGGCGGCGATGTGCAGCCGTGGGTGCTCGCCGGTGGGGAGGTCCTTGTACGAGTGCACGGCGAAGTCGATCTCGCCGGCCAGCAGTGCGTCCCGGAGTGCGGAGACGAAGACCCCGACGCCGAGCTGGGCCACCGGAGCGTCGGACCGGTCACCGGGGGTGACGATCCGGACCAGCTCGACCGGGCGGCCGGTGGCGGCGGTCAGCGCGTCGGCGACCATCTGTGACTGGGTGAGCGCCAGGGTGCTGCCCCTGGTGCCGAGCCGAAGCGTCACGGTTTTCCCCCGATCTCCGGTACCGCGTTCGCCTGTGTGGCCAGCGGGACGTCCAGGTCGAACAATTCACGGAGCAGGGCCGCGTACTGGTCGCCGCCGGGTTCGGCGGCGAGCTGCCGGACCCGCACGGTCGGCGAGTGCAGCAGCTGCTGGACGACCCGGTGCAGGGTACGGGAGACGTCGCCCCGCTGCTCCTCGGTGAACTCCGGCCGGCGGGCGATCAGCTTGCGCATCTCGGCCGAGACGACCTCCTCGGCCCGGGTCCGCAGGGCGGCCACCGTGGGCGCGATCTCGGCGCCGCGCAGCCAGCCGAGGAAGTTCTCCACCTCGGTGGTGACGATCTGCTCGACGGCCGCGGTCTCGGCGGCGACCGGGTGGGTGCGCCGGCTGGTGGCGAGGCTGTCGATGTCGATGATGTGCACGCCGGGCAGACCGGCGGCGTCCGGCTCGACGTCGCGGGGAACGGCCAGGTCGAGCACCACCAGCTCCTTGCCGACCCGCTCCAGGCGCTGCCGGGTGAGCACGGGCACGGTGGAGGCGGTGGCGCACACCACGAGGTCCACTTCTTTCAACACCGCGTCGAGCTCATCGAAGGGGACGGCGACCGCCCCGTACGCCTCGGCGAGCCGGTCGGCGCGATCGTGGCTGCGGTTGGTGATCCGCAGCGGCCCCACACCGGCCCGGGTGAGCGTGGCCACCGACAGCGCGCCCATCGCCCCGGCCCCGATGACCAGCGCGGAACGCCCGGCCAGGTCGGCGCCGAGGTGCTCGGCGGCCAGGTCGAGGGCGGCCGTCACGACGCTCTGCCCGGCCCGGTCGATGCCGGTCTCGGCGTGCGCCCGCTTGCCGACCCGCAGCGTCTGCTGCATCAGCTCGTGCAGCAGGCGGCCGGCCGAGTCGACCTCGGTGGCCGCGTGGTACGCGTCGCGCAGCTGGCCGAGGATCTGCGCCTCGCCGACGACCATCGAGTCGAGGCCGGAGGAGACCCGGAACGAGTGGCGGACCGCGGCCTCGCCGTAGTGCACGTAGAGGTGGCCGGCGAGCTCGCTGGCGGGGATGCCGGAGTGCTCGGACAGCACGTTGCAGATGTCGCCGAGGCCGCCGTGGAAGCCGCTGACCGCCGCGTACACCTCGACGCGGTTGCAGGTGGAGACGACCACCGCCTCACCCACGTACGGCTGGGCGACCAGGCGTTGCAGCAGACCGGGGACGGAGGGCTCGGGAATGACGAGGCGCTCGAGGACCGCGACGTCGGCCGTGCGGTACGAGGCACCGATGCTCAGCAGGTTCACGAACCGACCGCCTTCTGATCGTCCGGCAGCTTGTCCGGGCTCGCGGCGGCGCCCCGGCCGCCCGGGAGGGCGGTCAGAGACGCCTTGCGGTGCTCATGGAACGAAAGGATCTGCAGCTCGATGGCGAGATCCACCTTACGGACATCGACGTTGGAAGGCACCGACAGAACGCCCGGCGCGAAGTTGAGGATGCTCGTCACACCGGCGGCGACCAGCGCGTCGGCGACCGTCTGGGCGGTGCCGGGCGGGGTGGCTATCACACCGATCGCGATGGACTCGTCGGCTGCGATCCGCTCCAGCTCGTCGAGGTGCCGCACGGTGAGGCCGTTGATCTGCTCGCCGACCTTCTTCGGGTCGGTGTCGAAGAGGGCCACCACCCGGAAGCCGCGGCTGGCGAAGCCCGCGTACCCGGCCAGGGCGTGCCCGAGGTTACCGACGCCGACCAGGCAGACCGCCCGGTTCTCGTCGAGGCCCAGGATGTACTCGATCTGGGCGACGAGCAGGGAGACGTCGTAGCCGACGCCGCGGGTGCCGTACGACCCGAGGTGCGACAGGTCCTTACGGAGTTTGGCGGAGTTGACCCCGGCGGCGGCCGCCAGACCCTCACTCGATACCGTCTCCGCGCCGGTCTCGGCGAGGTGATGGAGGGCGCGAAGGTACTCCGGCAGTCGCGCGATGGTCGCCTCCGGTAGATCCGGGAAGGCCGGGACGCCACCGGCCTCGCCGGGCGTGCTTCCGTGACGCTGCTGACTCATCTGACTCCGTGCCGACGAGGCGAACCTGCGGTGAGCCCTGTCTGTGCGATACCGGTGAAACCCTCGTGGGGTGGCTGTGGTAGCGGGGCTCGTCGGAGTCACAGAGTAGGCGCTTGTGAAGGCGTGCACAAATCGCGATCTTGTCGGGACAATTGGACAAGATCGACCCGGCTGTGTTAGTCGGGCCGACCCGTCGAGTATTACCGCTCGACCCCCGCCAGGGCCACCTGACTCAGAGTGACATGGCCGTCTTTACCGCCTCCACCAGCGTGTCGGCGACCGGACGGCCGGATTCCCGCAGCCGGGCCGGGTGGGTGAATCCGCCCGTGTAGAGGACCGCGCACCCGCCGACCGCCTCGGCCGCGTCCGCGTCGTCCAGCGAGTCGCCGATCAGCACCACGTCCCGCCCGGCAACACCCAGTTCGTCCAGGTGAGCGGCGAGATGGGCGGCTTTGAACCCGCCACCGAGTTCGGCCCGCAGCCCGTCGACGCGGGCGAAGAGGCCGGCCAGCCCGTAGCCCTCGACGGCCGGGATCAGCTCGCTGTGGAACCACATGGACAGCAGCGACTGGCCGCCCGGCCACGTCCTGATCGCGGTCATCGCGTCGGCGGCCAGCGATACGTCGGTCAGCCCCAGGCGGTACGCGTCGTGGAAGATCCGGTCCAGCCGGCCGAACTCCTCGTGGTCGACCGCCCGGCCCAGCATCTCGGCGTAGAACTCGGCGACCGGCCGCCGGAAGGCCCGCCGATGCTCGTCGGCGTCCACGTCGCGGCCGCCCACCGTGGCGAAGGCCGT includes these proteins:
- a CDS encoding glutamyl-tRNA reductase, whose product is MNLLSIGASYRTADVAVLERLVIPEPSVPGLLQRLVAQPYVGEAVVVSTCNRVEVYAAVSGFHGGLGDICNVLSEHSGIPASELAGHLYVHYGEAAVRHSFRVSSGLDSMVVGEAQILGQLRDAYHAATEVDSAGRLLHELMQQTLRVGKRAHAETGIDRAGQSVVTAALDLAAEHLGADLAGRSALVIGAGAMGALSVATLTRAGVGPLRITNRSHDRADRLAEAYGAVAVPFDELDAVLKEVDLVVCATASTVPVLTRQRLERVGKELVVLDLAVPRDVEPDAAGLPGVHIIDIDSLATSRRTHPVAAETAAVEQIVTTEVENFLGWLRGAEIAPTVAALRTRAEEVVSAEMRKLIARRPEFTEEQRGDVSRTLHRVVQQLLHSPTVRVRQLAAEPGGDQYAALLRELFDLDVPLATQANAVPEIGGKP
- a CDS encoding redox-sensing transcriptional repressor Rex — translated: MSQQRHGSTPGEAGGVPAFPDLPEATIARLPEYLRALHHLAETGAETVSSEGLAAAAGVNSAKLRKDLSHLGSYGTRGVGYDVSLLVAQIEYILGLDENRAVCLVGVGNLGHALAGYAGFASRGFRVVALFDTDPKKVGEQINGLTVRHLDELERIAADESIAIGVIATPPGTAQTVADALVAAGVTSILNFAPGVLSVPSNVDVRKVDLAIELQILSFHEHRKASLTALPGGRGAAASPDKLPDDQKAVGS
- a CDS encoding HAD family hydrolase, with the translated sequence MTSKHLVWDWNGTLLDDLHLVVSSTNTAFATVGGRDVDADEHRRAFRRPVAEFYAEMLGRAVDHEEFGRLDRIFHDAYRLGLTDVSLAADAMTAIRTWPGGQSLLSMWFHSELIPAVEGYGLAGLFARVDGLRAELGGGFKAAHLAAHLDELGVAGRDVVLIGDSLDDADAAEAVGGCAVLYTGGFTHPARLRESGRPVADTLVEAVKTAMSL